In one window of Syngnathus typhle isolate RoL2023-S1 ecotype Sweden linkage group LG7, RoL_Styp_1.0, whole genome shotgun sequence DNA:
- the malt3 gene encoding mucosa-associated lymphoid tissue lymphoma translocation protein 1 — translation MPNPKEKINRWKEGNAPNDCFHPRHMMIGDIVIERQPVSVCVPANFKVTLSVRAEGAGILKYQWFTNGDDGENYEVHGGTQADLIINPVKTHLYVCRVNDNFYNWVFSEWVKVKVLDIDASVSGLPRHWQGNPHIAINPKPQTVQPGAKITLRCSAFGNPAPRYQWHRNGLALLKNTTDTLQIDHAEAKHEGTYLCSVSNVLEEIWSEPVQVDIVQNDRLPQSPTKAVDKVALLIGNLNYSNHPALMAPMMDVHELANLLRQLGFRVVSLLDLTKVEMLAAVEKFFDLLHKGVYGLFYYAGHGYESAGRNYLVPVDAPRPYRTGNCVCVQRIMLQMQERHTALNVILLDTCRKWYNQQRIASEIMPQQPKGNTVYGYGTCEDAEAFEVQDGGRSTGIFTKYLNKHILQAEKVTHVLERASEDLGRDPLITGKQAVEIKHTLNEPRSLADPVQTAGHTRELHLRDFCWRQANELPRKRRLVFHCGVKVEVSFSALFSNVIVAFGVIKTTGPKTDNCTITLSSIPAMEELYSGPGRFEEADSMLFDNAVNPDCTLRVCGLQKLKESLVIKMDLHYTHTESRQRLTESQRVDIGKPLVASCKLYETFHTSRKKQDIASAQSMGNILHSKQEPNPNQPGPGQPFTRKAECGAPFRCNEPEENDETELQDVIV, via the exons ATGCCGAACCCGAAGGAAAAAATTAACCGATGGAAAGAAGGAAATGCACCGAATGATTGCTTCCATCCCCGTCATATGATGATCGGAG ACATTGTCATAGAGCGCCAGCCTGTCTCTGTTTGTGTGCCTGCGAACTTCAAGGTGACCCTGAGCGTTCGTGCTGAGGGTGCGGGCATCCTCAAGTACCAGTGGTTCACCAATGGTGATGATGGGGAGAActacgag gtGCACGGTGGAACACAGGCAGATCTGATCATCAACCCGGTTAAAACTCACCTCTATGTGTGCCGGGTGAATGATAACTTTTATAACTGGGTGTTCAGTGAGTGGGTGAAAGTGAAAGTGCTGGATATTGACGCATCAG TGTCAGGTTTGCCACGCCACTGGCAGGGGAATCCCCACATTGCCATCAACCCCAAACCACAGACAGTCCAACCTGGTGCCAAAATCACACTCCGCTGCTCGGCATTTGGCAACCCGGCTCCACGTTACCAGTGGCACAGAAACGGACTTGCGCTATTGAAAAACACTACCGACACGCTGCAG ATTGATCATGCCGAGGCTAAACATGAAGGAACATATTTGTGCTCAGTTTCTAACGTGCTGGAAGAAATATGGAGCGAACCCGTCCAAGTTGATATCG TTCAAAATGACCGACTTCCTCAATCACCCACAAAAG CCGTTGACAAAGTTGCCCTTCTTATCGGCAACTTGAATTACTCCAACCACCCCGCTTTAATGGCCCCAATGATGGATGTCCACGAACTGGCTAACCTCCTGCGGCAGCTGGGATTCCGAGTGGTGTCCTTGTTGGATCTCACCAAGGTGGAGATGCTGGCTGCTGTGGAGAAGTTTTTTGACCTCCTTCACAAAGGAGTTTACG GCCTTTTCTACTATGCCGGCCATGGCTACGAGAGTGCCGGGAGAAATTACTTGGTCCCCGTGGATGCTCCACGACCATATCGAACTGGAAATTGCGTATGCGTGCAGCGTATCATGCTGCAAATGCAGGAACGACACACAGCGCTGAATGTTATCCTGTTGGATACCTGCCGCAAATG GTACAACCAGCAACGTATAGCGTCGGAAATTATGCCACAGCAGCCGAAGGGAAATACCGTGTATGGCTATGGCAC GTGTGAAGATGCTGAAGCGTTTGAAGTCCAAGATGGAGGAAGGAGTACAGGAATCTTCACCAAATACTTGAACAAGCACATCCTTCAGGCAGAAAAAGTGACACACGTCTTAGAGAGGGCGTCGGAGG atttAGGCAGAGATCCTTTGATCACAGGCAAGCAGGCTGTGGAAATCAAGCACACCCTAAATGAACCTCGGTCACTCGCCGATCCGGTTCAGACGGCGGGCCACACAAGGGAGCTACACTTGAGAGATTTTTGCTGGCGACAAGCAAATG AACTACCAAGGAAGAGGCGGCTGGTGTTCCATTGTGGAGTAAAAGTGGAAGTTAGCTTCTCAGCCTTGTTTTCAAATGTCATCGTGGCTTTTGGAGTTATTAAAACCACCGGCCCCAAAACGGACAACTGCACTATCACGCTGAGTAGCATACCT GCAATGGAAGAACTTTATTCTGGGCCCGGAAGGTTTGAGGAGGCGGACTCCATGCTATTTGACAACGCTGTTAATCCAGATTGTACTCTGAGAGTGTGTGGACTTCAAAAGcttaag GAATCGCTGGTCATTAAGATGGATCTACACTATACTCACACGGAGAGTAGGCAGCGTCTCACAGAGAGCCAACGGGTGGACATCGGAAAACCTTTGGTGGCGTCCTGTAAATTATATGAGACGTTTCATACGTCACGCAAGAAACAAGACATTGCTTCTGCCCAGAGCATGGGCAACATTTTACACAGCAAGCAAGAACCGAATCCGAATCAGCCTGGTCCAGGTCAGCCTTTTACCAGGAAGGCCGAGTGTGGTGCTCCCTTCCGATGCAATGAACCAGAGGAGAATGATGAGACTGAGCTCCAAGACGTTATAGTttag